The following proteins come from a genomic window of Longimicrobiaceae bacterium:
- a CDS encoding Ada metal-binding domain-containing protein, producing the protein MKLAHDYMMERFYASDRSANGQFITGVLTTGIYCLPSCTARKPKPENVRFFAGEDDARGAGLRPCRRCRPNDFYRDYDPDLHLLETLAADVRKRPADFADAGDMVAASGIGATKLHELFRRHHHTTPAAFLARERVAAARRLLRDPAPTSTEVAFAAGFESISAFHENFRKLTGLTPGEYRRLGERPGFTLALPENYLASYTLGMLGRDGLSLTEGVAGSEAVKAVLLPSGPARLHLEFRGGAVDVAVRSASPVSPADVREAHRMVVRMLGLAADPAPFERRVEKDGLARLAAGRDGLRITQSPTVFEGLVWSIVGQQVNLAFAYALRRALVETCGLPAGEGMFAHPSPQAVSAVGYDTLTARQYSRRKAEYVVDTARAVATGELQVEGFPDEPATQVERRLLAVRGIGPWSANYVMMRACGFADCVPVGDTGLTMALMRFFGMDHRPGPAETIALMEPFAPFRSLATHHLWMTLGEPA; encoded by the coding sequence ATGAAACTCGCGCACGACTACATGATGGAGCGGTTCTACGCCAGCGACCGCTCGGCAAACGGCCAGTTCATAACCGGCGTGCTGACGACGGGCATCTACTGCTTGCCGAGCTGCACCGCGCGGAAGCCCAAGCCCGAGAACGTCCGCTTCTTCGCCGGCGAGGACGACGCGCGCGGGGCCGGCCTGCGCCCTTGCCGCCGCTGCCGCCCCAACGACTTCTACCGCGACTACGACCCGGACCTGCACCTGCTGGAGACGCTGGCGGCAGACGTGCGGAAGCGCCCCGCGGACTTCGCGGACGCGGGCGACATGGTCGCGGCATCCGGCATCGGCGCGACGAAGCTGCACGAGCTCTTCCGGCGGCACCACCACACCACGCCCGCGGCCTTCCTCGCTCGCGAGCGCGTGGCCGCCGCGCGCCGCCTGCTCCGGGATCCTGCGCCCACATCTACCGAAGTCGCGTTCGCCGCCGGCTTCGAAAGCATCTCGGCCTTCCACGAGAACTTCCGCAAGCTCACCGGGCTCACCCCCGGCGAGTACCGGCGGCTGGGCGAGCGCCCCGGCTTCACGCTCGCGCTGCCGGAGAATTATCTAGCTTCGTACACGCTGGGGATGCTGGGCCGCGACGGCCTCAGCCTCACCGAGGGCGTGGCGGGGAGCGAGGCGGTCAAGGCGGTACTGCTCCCGTCCGGCCCCGCGCGGCTGCACCTCGAATTCCGCGGCGGCGCGGTGGACGTGGCGGTCCGCTCCGCATCTCCCGTCTCGCCCGCGGACGTGCGGGAGGCGCACCGGATGGTGGTGCGGATGCTGGGCCTCGCCGCCGATCCGGCGCCGTTCGAGCGGCGGGTGGAGAAGGACGGGCTCGCGCGCCTGGCCGCCGGCCGCGATGGGCTGCGCATCACCCAGTCGCCCACCGTGTTCGAGGGCCTGGTGTGGTCCATCGTGGGGCAGCAGGTGAACCTCGCGTTCGCGTACGCGCTCCGCCGCGCGCTGGTGGAGACGTGCGGCTTGCCCGCGGGCGAGGGGATGTTCGCGCATCCATCCCCCCAAGCCGTGTCGGCGGTCGGCTACGACACGCTGACGGCGCGGCAGTATTCGCGGCGCAAGGCGGAGTACGTGGTCGACACCGCCCGCGCGGTCGCCACGGGCGAGCTGCAGGTGGAGGGCTTCCCCGACGAGCCCGCCACGCAGGTGGAGCGGCGGCTGCTGGCGGTGCGGGGGATCGGACCCTGGTCCGCGAACTACGTGATGATGCGCGCCTGCGGGTTCGCGGACTGCGTGCCGGTGGGCGACACCGGCCTCACCATGGCGCTCATGCGCTTCTTCGGGATGGACCACCGCCCCGGCCCGGCCGAGACGATCGCGCTCATGGAGCCGTTCGCCCCGTTCCGCAGCCTGGCCACTCACCACCTCTGGATGACGCTGGGAGAGCCCGCATGA
- a CDS encoding methylated-DNA--[protein]-cysteine S-methyltransferase has protein sequence MTIHAQQFPTPLGPMLAAVDDAGSVLRLAFLGGRDAQSLAREGARRNEAVEWDDGRCAAVVAQVEEYFAGQRRDFDLPLAPRGSDFQQRVWAELVRIPYGATISYGELARRVGNPAASRAVGRANATNPIPVIVPCHRVIGANGTLTGYAGGVDLKHGLLHLEGALPAEQPTLAVA, from the coding sequence ATGACCATTCACGCACAGCAGTTCCCGACCCCGCTCGGCCCCATGCTCGCCGCCGTGGACGACGCCGGCAGCGTGCTCCGCCTCGCTTTCCTGGGCGGCCGCGACGCGCAGTCCCTCGCGCGCGAAGGCGCCCGCCGCAACGAGGCGGTGGAGTGGGACGACGGCAGATGCGCGGCCGTCGTCGCGCAGGTGGAGGAATACTTCGCGGGCCAGCGCCGCGACTTCGACCTGCCGCTGGCGCCGCGCGGCTCGGATTTCCAGCAGCGCGTGTGGGCCGAGCTGGTGCGCATTCCGTACGGCGCCACCATCAGCTACGGCGAGCTGGCGCGCCGCGTGGGCAACCCCGCCGCCTCGCGCGCCGTGGGCCGCGCCAACGCGACGAACCCCATCCCCGTGATCGTGCCCTGCCACCGCGTGATCGGCGCCAACGGCACCCTCACGGGCTATGCGGGCGGCGTGGACCTCAAGCACGGCCTGCTGCACCTCGAGGGCGCCCTGCCCGCCGAGCAGCCCACGCTCGCCGTCGCCTGA
- a CDS encoding pyridoxal-dependent decarboxylase, with protein MTDTTDRDDTPEETLDPASWDDFRALAHRMVDDTLDHLSTLRDQPAWQPMPPDVRGSFAEPLPWDGEGEEAAYGEFVARVLPYPNGNLHPRFWGWVQGNGTPMGMMADMLAAAMNPHMAGFNQAPALVEKQVIAWLAELMGFPSTASGILVSGGTMASIVALAVARQAKAGWDVRAEGLHGDRPRLLVYGASETHSWITKGTELLGMGRGAFRPIAVDAEYRIDLAALAEAVRADREAGHRPFCVVGTAGTVNTGATDDLRALAAFCRDEGLWFHVDGAFGAMARLSESLRPLVAGIEEADSVGFDLHKWGSLPFECACVLVRDEAAHRGAFATAASYLAPAERGVIAGGLPFAERGVELTRGFKALKVWMSFKAHGVGAIARMIEQNVRQARYLGDLIGRTPGLELLAPISLNIVCFRYAPEGVSDADADRINEEILLRIQEQGIAVPSSTRIHGRFAIRVANVNHRSRREDFDALVDAVLRIGAEVSAGR; from the coding sequence ATGACGGATACGACGGATCGCGACGACACGCCCGAAGAGACTCTGGACCCCGCGAGCTGGGACGACTTCCGCGCGCTCGCCCACCGCATGGTGGACGACACGCTGGACCACCTTTCCACACTGCGCGACCAGCCCGCGTGGCAGCCGATGCCGCCGGATGTTCGCGGCTCGTTCGCGGAGCCGCTGCCGTGGGACGGCGAGGGCGAGGAAGCGGCGTACGGAGAGTTCGTCGCGCGCGTGCTGCCGTACCCCAACGGCAACCTGCACCCGCGCTTCTGGGGATGGGTGCAGGGCAACGGCACGCCCATGGGGATGATGGCGGACATGCTCGCCGCGGCCATGAACCCGCACATGGCCGGCTTCAACCAGGCGCCCGCGCTGGTGGAGAAGCAGGTGATCGCCTGGCTCGCCGAGCTGATGGGCTTTCCGAGCACCGCCAGCGGCATCCTGGTGAGCGGCGGGACGATGGCGAGCATCGTCGCGCTAGCGGTGGCGCGCCAGGCGAAGGCGGGCTGGGATGTGCGCGCGGAAGGCCTGCACGGCGACCGGCCGCGCCTGCTCGTGTACGGCGCGAGCGAGACCCACAGCTGGATCACGAAGGGCACCGAGCTGCTGGGGATGGGCCGCGGCGCCTTCCGGCCGATCGCGGTGGATGCCGAATACCGCATCGACCTGGCGGCGCTGGCGGAGGCGGTGCGGGCGGACCGCGAGGCTGGGCATCGCCCCTTCTGCGTGGTCGGCACGGCTGGCACGGTGAACACCGGCGCGACGGACGACCTGCGCGCCCTCGCCGCCTTCTGCCGCGACGAAGGGCTGTGGTTCCACGTGGACGGTGCGTTCGGCGCGATGGCGCGGCTCTCCGAGAGCCTGCGCCCGCTGGTGGCCGGGATCGAGGAGGCTGACTCCGTGGGCTTCGACCTGCACAAATGGGGATCGCTGCCGTTCGAGTGCGCCTGCGTGCTGGTGCGCGACGAGGCGGCGCACCGCGGCGCCTTCGCCACGGCGGCCAGCTACCTCGCGCCCGCCGAGCGCGGCGTGATCGCGGGCGGGCTGCCGTTCGCCGAGCGTGGCGTGGAGCTGACGCGCGGCTTCAAGGCGCTGAAAGTGTGGATGTCGTTCAAGGCGCACGGCGTGGGCGCCATCGCCCGCATGATCGAGCAGAACGTGCGGCAGGCGCGCTATCTCGGGGATCTCATCGGGCGTACGCCGGGGCTGGAGCTTCTCGCGCCCATCAGCCTCAACATCGTCTGCTTCCGCTATGCGCCCGAAGGCGTTTCCGACGCCGACGCGGACCGCATCAACGAAGAGATCCTGCTGCGCATCCAGGAGCAGGGCATCGCGGTCCCATCGTCCACGCGCATCCACGGCCGCTTCGCCATCCGCGTCGCGAACGTGAACCACCGCAGCCGCCGCGAAGACTTCGACGCGCTGGTGGATGCCGTGCTCCGCATCGGCGCGGAGGTCAGTGCTGGGCGGTGA
- a CDS encoding DUF1801 domain-containing protein, translating into MASPEEQLEEFLAKYDPAVAQEVREAHGKMRARLPGAVEMVYDNYNALVIGFSPDEKPSHAVFSLAAFPGWVTLCFLQGAGLPDPDGLLQGSGNVVRNVRLQPLERLDSPPVRALMDAALASAPVPFDETQPSRLLIKSISAKQRPRRRP; encoded by the coding sequence ATGGCATCTCCCGAAGAGCAGCTGGAAGAGTTTCTCGCGAAGTACGATCCTGCTGTCGCCCAGGAGGTCCGCGAGGCACACGGGAAGATGCGGGCGCGGCTGCCGGGCGCGGTGGAGATGGTGTACGACAACTACAACGCGCTCGTGATCGGCTTCTCGCCCGATGAGAAGCCGTCGCACGCCGTCTTCTCGCTGGCCGCCTTCCCGGGCTGGGTGACGCTGTGCTTCCTCCAGGGCGCCGGCCTGCCGGACCCAGACGGTCTGCTCCAGGGCAGCGGCAACGTGGTGCGCAACGTAAGGCTCCAGCCGCTGGAACGGCTCGACTCGCCTCCGGTACGCGCGCTGATGGACGCCGCCCTCGCCTCCGCCCCCGTCCCGTTCGACGAAACGCAGCCGAGCCGCCTCCTCATCAAGTCCATCTCCGCCAAGCAGCGCCCCCGCCGCCGCCCCTGA
- a CDS encoding D-aminoacylase, translating into MPVATEPARISPVYDLLIRGGRIIDGTGSPWYRGDVAIRGDRIAAVGLMPGAEARDTIDATGLIVAPGFIDMLGHSEYPLLRDGRAVSKITQGITSEITGEVSSVVPVNANTLRELGSDARPTVDWTDLDGYFRSLERHGTAINLGTFVTVGSVRRYAMGDADRPATPVEMDTMRGQIAIAMRQGAMGLSTGLIYAPASFASTDEVAELARVAGAYGGGYATHMRSEGDHLVEAINEAVTIGQRAGTWVEIHHLKASGKPNWGKMRDAVAAIEAARARGIDVSADQYPYAASGTNLDAIIPNWAHAGGRDSLLARMRDPATRARIRAELTTGGTDWNIGASSGGPHGVMISDVGVDSLRHYQGMRLDEVAAARGQEVADALMDLLIADSSSTGATYFSMSEEDIELAMRQPWVSVGIDAGARAADSTVKEMPHPRAYGSFPRILCRYVRERHVITLEDAVRKFTALPAQRVGLDDRGVVKQGMFADLTLFDPATVCDRATFENPVQTSVGIRHVIVNGVPVVRNGTPTGAKPGRGLRHRVPASLVTPVR; encoded by the coding sequence GTGCCTGTCGCGACCGAGCCTGCGCGCATCTCGCCCGTCTACGACCTGCTCATCCGCGGCGGGCGCATCATCGACGGGACGGGGAGCCCGTGGTACCGCGGGGATGTGGCGATCCGCGGTGACCGCATCGCCGCGGTGGGGCTGATGCCGGGCGCCGAGGCGCGCGACACCATCGACGCGACGGGGCTGATCGTGGCTCCCGGGTTCATCGACATGCTGGGGCACTCGGAGTACCCGCTGCTGCGCGACGGGCGCGCCGTGTCCAAGATCACGCAGGGCATCACCAGCGAGATCACGGGCGAGGTGAGCAGCGTGGTGCCCGTGAACGCCAACACCCTGCGCGAGCTGGGCAGCGACGCGCGGCCCACGGTGGACTGGACGGACCTGGACGGCTACTTCCGCTCGCTGGAGCGGCACGGCACGGCCATCAACCTGGGCACCTTCGTCACCGTCGGCTCCGTGCGCCGCTACGCGATGGGCGACGCGGATCGCCCGGCCACGCCCGTGGAGATGGACACCATGCGCGGCCAGATCGCCATCGCCATGCGGCAGGGTGCGATGGGCCTCTCCACGGGCCTCATCTACGCCCCCGCCTCGTTCGCATCGACCGACGAGGTGGCGGAGCTGGCGCGCGTGGCGGGCGCGTACGGCGGCGGCTACGCCACGCACATGCGCTCCGAGGGCGATCACCTCGTGGAGGCCATCAACGAGGCCGTCACCATCGGCCAGCGGGCGGGCACGTGGGTGGAGATCCACCACCTCAAGGCGTCGGGCAAGCCCAACTGGGGGAAGATGAGGGATGCGGTCGCCGCCATCGAGGCCGCCCGCGCGCGCGGCATCGACGTGTCGGCGGACCAGTATCCCTACGCCGCGTCGGGCACCAACCTGGACGCCATCATCCCCAACTGGGCCCACGCCGGAGGCCGCGACTCGCTCTTGGCGCGCATGCGCGATCCCGCGACGCGCGCCCGCATCCGCGCGGAGCTGACCACCGGCGGCACGGACTGGAACATCGGCGCGAGCAGCGGCGGGCCGCACGGCGTGATGATCTCGGACGTGGGGGTGGACTCGCTGCGGCACTATCAGGGCATGCGGCTGGACGAGGTGGCCGCCGCGCGCGGGCAGGAGGTGGCAGACGCGCTGATGGACCTGCTGATCGCGGACAGCTCGTCCACCGGCGCGACGTACTTCTCCATGAGCGAGGAAGACATCGAGCTGGCGATGCGGCAGCCGTGGGTGAGCGTGGGCATCGATGCCGGCGCCCGCGCGGCCGATTCCACCGTGAAGGAGATGCCGCACCCGCGCGCGTACGGCTCGTTCCCGCGCATCCTCTGCCGCTACGTGCGCGAGCGGCACGTGATCACGCTGGAAGACGCGGTGCGCAAGTTCACCGCGCTGCCCGCCCAGCGCGTGGGCCTGGACGACCGCGGCGTGGTGAAGCAGGGGATGTTCGCCGATCTCACCCTCTTCGACCCCGCCACCGTCTGCGACCGCGCCACCTTCGAGAACCCCGTGCAGACCTCCGTCGGCATCCGTCACGTGATCGTCAACGGCGTCCCCGTGGTCCGTAACGGCACGCCTACCGGCGCGAAGCCCGGCCGCGGCCTGCGCCACCGCGTCCCCGCATCCCTCGTCACACCGGTGCGCTGA